Below is a window of Desmonostoc muscorum LEGE 12446 DNA.
GATAATTTCCTGGTTCAATATCGAATAGAGATTCTTTTGGTAGTTCTGCTCCCTGCTCTGTAGAAGGCTTGAGAATAGTTTTTGTTGTAATTTCCAAAACGTATTTCTTATCAGATATAGGCTGAATGTCATCTGACTCACCAATTAATCCATGTTTAATCGCTTCTGCCATTTTTTCGGCATCAAAGCGATCCATATCTACTTTGGCGTCACAAAAGCAGCACTCAATTAAAATAGCTGGCATTTGTGTATTCTTCAGAACAAAAAAACCTGTATTTTTAACTCCTCTATTATAAAAACCAAGTTTAACAATTTCTTTGAGAACAGATTGAGCAATGCCTTGTGATACATTACTGATGGCAAAAATTTCTGTGCCATTGGCTTTAGTATTGAATTTATTAAAGTGAATCGAAACAAAGACATTAACGTTGTTCGCATTTGCCTTATTAGCTCGTTGTCTGAGAGAATCCGTGACACCGCTAGCGTTAGTAGGAGTGCAATCAATAGCAGTATGACCGGCTGCTTTGAGTTTTTGGATTAAATG
It encodes the following:
- a CDS encoding N-acetylmuramoyl-L-alanine amidase, whose product is MKFGIDIGHNCPPHDTGATGIKQEDTLTKAVGTHLIQKLKAAGHTAIDCTPTNASGVTDSLRQRANKANANNVNVFVSIHFNKFNTKANGTEIFAISNVSQGIAQSVLKEIVKLGFYNRGVKNTGFFVLKNTQMPAILIECCFCDAKVDMDRFDAEKMAEAIKHGLIGESDDIQPISDKKYVLEITTKTILKPSTEQGAELPKESLFDIEPGNYPVLDVRFEENHYWVKWPDKTKGNRDEHFVFAGHAKVIEKD